A stretch of the Bradyrhizobium arachidis genome encodes the following:
- a CDS encoding TetR/AcrR family transcriptional regulator, whose amino-acid sequence MAQEKSSTEARPRGRPQLRSDDETRKIVFDTARHAFAANGFAATSTEELARGAGISTKTLYRLFPNKAALFEAMVADRLDRELSDVQLRGIDHADIEEGLRAALLACADIALDPDVVALQRIVLQESAGFPDLASAFYRNGIARTAAALARWLRVQVKRERIRLDNAEEAAGMLIGMVASAPQRAAIYGGVPLPSRKEVERRVRTVAALFLDGCRVAPA is encoded by the coding sequence ATGGCTCAGGAAAAATCTTCCACGGAAGCCCGCCCCCGCGGGCGGCCACAACTGCGAAGCGACGACGAGACGCGCAAAATCGTCTTCGACACCGCACGGCACGCTTTTGCCGCCAACGGCTTCGCTGCGACCAGCACCGAAGAGTTGGCGCGCGGCGCCGGCATCTCCACCAAGACGCTCTATCGGCTGTTTCCGAACAAGGCCGCGCTGTTCGAGGCCATGGTGGCTGATCGGCTCGACCGCGAGCTCTCCGACGTGCAGCTTCGCGGCATCGATCATGCCGACATCGAGGAGGGGCTTCGTGCCGCGCTGCTCGCCTGCGCCGACATCGCGCTCGACCCTGATGTCGTGGCGCTGCAGCGCATCGTGTTGCAGGAATCCGCTGGCTTCCCGGATCTTGCCTCCGCGTTCTACCGCAACGGCATCGCCCGCACCGCGGCGGCGCTGGCGCGCTGGCTGCGCGTCCAGGTCAAGCGTGAGCGCATCAGGCTCGACAATGCGGAGGAGGCCGCCGGGATGCTGATCGGCATGGTCGCCTCCGCGCCGCAGCGCGCAGCGATCTATGGCGGTGTGCCGCTGCCCTCACGCAAGGAGGTCGAACGGCGCGTCCGAACCGTAGCGGCGCTGTTCCTGGACGGATGCCGCGTCGCACCGGCGTGA
- a CDS encoding enoyl-CoA hydratase, whose amino-acid sequence MTDHVRIENTAGILTLTLARPDKKNALTDVMYGKLADTIESAEFDPSARVLLIRGEGDMFTAGNDVGEFAAVATGKSEGSRNVIRFIQSLARCTRPLVAAVQGRAVGVGTTMLLHCDLVVLADNAQLSTPFVSLALVPEAASSLLMPMRIGHARAYEMFALGETVPAKTALEWGLANRVVPLDKLDAEATALATRLAKQPAGALTATKRLMRNGDALVAQMTAEGEQFAKRLRTAEAREAFMAFAERRAPDFTKVA is encoded by the coding sequence ATGACCGACCATGTCCGGATCGAGAACACCGCCGGAATCCTGACCCTGACGCTCGCGCGTCCCGACAAGAAGAACGCGCTGACGGACGTGATGTACGGCAAGCTCGCCGACACGATCGAATCGGCCGAGTTCGATCCGTCAGCCCGCGTCCTGCTGATCCGCGGCGAGGGCGACATGTTCACCGCCGGCAACGACGTCGGCGAGTTCGCGGCCGTGGCGACCGGCAAATCGGAGGGTAGCCGCAACGTCATCAGGTTCATCCAGTCGCTGGCGCGCTGCACGCGCCCGCTGGTCGCCGCGGTGCAGGGCCGCGCGGTCGGCGTCGGCACCACCATGCTCCTGCACTGCGACCTCGTCGTGCTCGCCGACAATGCGCAGCTCTCGACGCCATTCGTCAGTCTCGCGCTGGTGCCGGAGGCCGCCTCGAGTCTATTGATGCCGATGCGGATCGGCCACGCCCGCGCCTATGAAATGTTTGCGCTCGGCGAGACCGTGCCGGCCAAGACGGCCCTGGAATGGGGCCTCGCCAACCGGGTCGTGCCGTTGGACAAGCTCGATGCGGAAGCGACCGCGCTCGCGACGCGCCTCGCCAAACAGCCGGCCGGCGCGCTGACCGCCACAAAGCGCCTGATGCGCAATGGCGATGCGCTGGTCGCGCAGATGACCGCCGAGGGCGAGCAGTTTGCCAAGCGCCTGCGCACCGCCGAGGCGCGTGAGGCGTTCATGGCCTTCGCCGAGCGCCGCGCGCCGGACTTTACAAAGGTCGCATGA
- a CDS encoding MarR family winged helix-turn-helix transcriptional regulator, giving the protein MAAQPESEVTPAQAGLLFILGRQDGILMGEAGAALDLGPAGISGLVDRMTAARLVERRADREDGRASRVWLTVRGRTALTRAKAGAAEVNAALTDGFTADEIDVVARWLTSIQTKFPREFSRDDD; this is encoded by the coding sequence ATGGCGGCGCAGCCGGAGAGTGAAGTGACGCCCGCGCAGGCGGGGTTGCTGTTCATCCTTGGCAGGCAGGACGGCATCCTGATGGGCGAGGCGGGCGCTGCGCTCGATCTCGGGCCTGCGGGTATTTCCGGCCTTGTCGACCGGATGACGGCCGCGCGTCTCGTCGAGCGGCGCGCTGATCGCGAGGACGGCCGCGCTTCCCGCGTCTGGCTCACCGTTAGGGGCCGGACGGCGTTGACGCGGGCCAAGGCGGGCGCGGCGGAGGTCAATGCGGCGCTGACGGACGGGTTCACGGCTGATGAGATCGACGTCGTCGCGCGCTGGCTGACGAGCATTCAAACCAAGTTTCCAAGAGAATTTTCACGAGACGACGACTGA
- a CDS encoding methyl-accepting chemotaxis protein, with amino-acid sequence MPMFKKSVSNLLLVLMALLAAGALISTAILMVEALGRYHDSLETGRLAAADKAIFQGVLSLRTNRGDAQSALLGEDDPHAKLSAAEKAEQAGYDMITAAIGTVEFPRRDELATALKQRWSEAAPQFSLFHDEAKRPRAERKIDRTSAWYDSVTKVIETANLASTAVSNRAWMNDPFIARMIQVRRLAWQVRDRYGIQCSALRPNVNTSKPLDETQKQTLANWNGIVTAGWTGMDELLAAPDVAADLASKAKEARAKTDGVLKQIGQVTKDLDGSGRPAMPASEWNALCQSPFAQIVAVATTALDRSIARAEAVQEKALTNLIVQSLGFLLALAVTLTGVFVVRNRLMKPVQSLMGAIARIGARDYVTPVPQTKFPDEFGTMAAALEGLRDSAATAERLGQERESQQALQLARSGSVDTACREFDDTVKAVIQSVAASTRELDATATGVRSLVSESSSQTAAVSSAAEQATNNLETIAAATEELSASVGEISAQVQASAREAREAVAQAEQTNATVEILDQTAARISEVVKMINAIAGQTNLLALNATIEAARAGEAGRGFAVVAGEVKNLAAQTANATEDITRQVAEIQAATGQAVAAIRSIGGSISGIDEKMTAIAAAVEEQRAATTEISRNFQQAAQGTREVTDTIGSVASLNRETGNAGTVLFESVKKMSDDADRLRVAVEGFLGTVRAA; translated from the coding sequence ATGCCGATGTTTAAGAAATCAGTAAGCAATCTCCTGCTGGTCCTTATGGCCCTTCTGGCCGCGGGCGCACTGATCAGCACCGCGATTTTGATGGTCGAGGCCCTTGGCCGCTACCATGACAGTCTGGAGACCGGACGGCTGGCCGCCGCGGACAAGGCGATCTTCCAGGGGGTGCTGTCGCTACGCACCAATCGCGGCGATGCGCAGAGCGCGCTGCTCGGTGAGGACGACCCGCACGCCAAGCTCAGCGCCGCCGAAAAGGCTGAACAGGCCGGCTATGACATGATCACGGCTGCAATCGGCACCGTCGAGTTCCCCCGTCGCGACGAGCTTGCGACCGCGCTGAAGCAGCGCTGGAGCGAGGCCGCGCCGCAGTTCAGCCTGTTCCACGACGAGGCCAAGCGTCCGCGCGCCGAGCGCAAGATCGACCGGACCAGCGCCTGGTATGATTCGGTCACCAAGGTGATCGAGACCGCTAACCTCGCGTCGACCGCAGTCTCCAACCGCGCCTGGATGAACGATCCTTTCATTGCCCGGATGATCCAGGTCCGCCGCCTGGCCTGGCAGGTGCGCGACCGTTACGGCATCCAGTGCTCGGCGCTGCGCCCGAACGTCAATACCAGCAAGCCGCTCGACGAGACCCAGAAGCAGACTCTCGCGAACTGGAACGGCATCGTCACGGCCGGCTGGACCGGCATGGACGAGCTTCTGGCCGCGCCCGACGTCGCCGCGGACCTCGCCTCCAAGGCCAAGGAGGCGCGCGCCAAGACGGACGGCGTGCTCAAGCAGATCGGTCAGGTGACGAAGGATCTTGATGGCAGCGGCCGTCCGGCGATGCCGGCCTCGGAGTGGAACGCGCTGTGCCAGTCGCCCTTCGCGCAGATCGTGGCCGTCGCCACCACGGCGCTGGACCGGTCGATCGCACGCGCCGAAGCGGTCCAGGAGAAGGCGCTGACCAATCTCATCGTGCAGTCGCTCGGCTTTCTCCTCGCTTTGGCGGTGACCCTGACCGGCGTGTTCGTGGTGCGCAACCGCCTGATGAAGCCGGTGCAGTCGCTCATGGGCGCGATCGCGCGCATCGGCGCACGCGATTACGTCACGCCGGTGCCGCAAACCAAATTCCCCGACGAGTTCGGCACGATGGCCGCGGCGCTCGAAGGCCTGCGCGACAGCGCGGCGACCGCAGAGCGGCTGGGACAGGAGCGCGAATCGCAGCAGGCGCTCCAGCTTGCGCGGTCAGGCTCGGTCGACACCGCCTGCCGCGAGTTCGACGACACCGTGAAGGCGGTGATCCAGAGCGTCGCCGCCTCCACCAGGGAGCTCGATGCCACCGCAACCGGGGTCCGCTCGCTGGTGTCGGAATCCAGCAGCCAGACCGCGGCGGTGTCCTCCGCGGCCGAACAGGCCACCAACAATCTCGAGACCATCGCGGCTGCGACCGAAGAGCTGTCGGCCTCCGTCGGCGAAATCTCGGCCCAGGTGCAGGCCAGCGCCCGTGAGGCGCGCGAGGCAGTCGCCCAGGCCGAACAGACCAATGCAACGGTCGAGATCCTCGACCAGACGGCGGCGCGCATCAGCGAGGTCGTGAAGATGATCAACGCCATCGCCGGGCAGACCAACCTGTTGGCGCTGAACGCCACCATCGAGGCGGCGCGTGCCGGGGAGGCCGGCCGCGGATTTGCCGTGGTCGCGGGCGAGGTCAAAAACCTCGCCGCGCAGACCGCGAACGCGACCGAGGACATCACGCGTCAAGTTGCCGAAATCCAGGCCGCCACGGGGCAGGCGGTTGCTGCCATCCGCTCGATCGGCGGTTCCATCAGCGGCATCGACGAGAAGATGACGGCGATCGCCGCCGCCGTGGAAGAGCAGCGCGCGGCCACCACCGAAATCTCGCGCAACTTCCAGCAGGCCGCCCAGGGCACCCGCGAGGTGACCGACACCATCGGCAGCGTCGCCAGCCTCAACCGCGAGACCGGCAATGCCGGAACGGTGCTGTTCGAGTCCGTGAAGAAGATGTCCGACGACGCCGATCGGCTGCGCGTCGCGGTTGAAGGCTTTTTGGGCACGGTGCGGGCAGCGTAA
- a CDS encoding HlyD family secretion protein: MTVHTTPSKIEPSVPADPPADLLPAPVPAPVRGKKLNLRKLLLAGAAVAALTGASWHGWDYWTVGRYLVSTDDAYVKADNTTIAPKVSGYLNQVLVADNERVKAGQVLAKVDDRDFRVALDQARADVEAANATIASKDAQIDVQQAVIKAARATLDVDQAAVTFAAQDNKRYTDLAASGSGSVQNAQQAQSRIASTQAALARDTANLASSQKQVDLLKAEIVQAKAALARAQAVQHQAELNLGYTSIVSPIDGMVGNRTLRVGQFVQAGTQLMSIVPSDGAYVVANFKETQLTSVRAGQTVEIEVDMFPGQVVHGHVDSIAPASGQEFALLPPDNATGNFTKIVQRIPVRITLDAAPAIALRPGMSVIPTIATRSTAPATHASTASKAKLTSGGSCHVKQQPLNLDARAISTGRDA, from the coding sequence ATGACCGTCCACACCACCCCGTCCAAGATCGAGCCATCCGTTCCCGCGGATCCCCCTGCGGATCTCTTGCCGGCCCCGGTGCCAGCCCCGGTCCGCGGCAAAAAGCTCAACCTGCGCAAGCTCTTGCTCGCTGGTGCGGCGGTTGCGGCGCTGACCGGGGCGAGCTGGCACGGCTGGGACTACTGGACCGTCGGCCGCTACCTCGTCTCAACCGATGACGCCTATGTGAAGGCCGACAACACCACGATCGCGCCGAAGGTCTCGGGCTATCTCAACCAGGTGCTGGTCGCCGACAACGAGCGGGTGAAGGCAGGCCAGGTGCTCGCCAAGGTCGACGACCGCGACTTCAGGGTCGCGCTCGACCAGGCCCGCGCCGATGTCGAGGCCGCGAACGCCACCATCGCCAGCAAGGACGCGCAGATCGACGTGCAGCAGGCTGTCATCAAGGCCGCGCGTGCGACGCTCGACGTCGATCAGGCCGCAGTCACCTTCGCGGCCCAGGACAACAAGCGCTACACCGATCTCGCCGCCAGCGGCTCGGGCAGCGTGCAGAATGCGCAGCAAGCGCAGTCGCGCATCGCCTCGACGCAAGCCGCTCTCGCGCGCGACACCGCCAACCTTGCCTCCAGCCAGAAACAGGTCGATCTCCTGAAAGCCGAGATCGTGCAGGCCAAGGCGGCGCTGGCGCGCGCCCAGGCCGTGCAGCATCAGGCGGAGCTCAATCTCGGCTACACCAGCATCGTGTCCCCGATCGACGGCATGGTCGGCAACCGCACGCTTCGCGTCGGCCAGTTCGTGCAGGCCGGCACACAGCTGATGTCGATCGTGCCGTCTGACGGCGCCTATGTGGTGGCGAATTTCAAGGAGACGCAGCTCACCAGCGTGCGCGCGGGACAGACGGTCGAGATCGAGGTCGACATGTTCCCCGGCCAGGTCGTGCACGGACACGTCGATTCCATCGCGCCCGCGAGCGGCCAGGAGTTCGCACTGCTGCCACCCGACAACGCCACCGGCAACTTCACCAAGATCGTGCAGCGCATCCCCGTGAGGATCACGCTCGATGCCGCGCCGGCGATCGCGCTGCGGCCGGGCATGTCGGTCATCCCGACCATTGCGACGCGGTCAACCGCGCCGGCGACGCACGCGTCCACAGCATCAAAGGCAAAACTGACCTCCGGAGGGTCGTGCCATGTCAAGCAGCAGCCTCTCAATCTCGACGCCCGCGCCATCAGCACCGGCCGCGACGCCTGA
- a CDS encoding tannase/feruloyl esterase family alpha/beta hydrolase, which yields MARYQTTFHVSVANLLLAFVTAGGAGAATLAEDADTVCKGLVGGTDAVKVDSTAFLGPSQLVVAERGPTPSGRITPANPAFCKVLGHIDPTDPKAPPIRFQVNLPVEWNGRSLQYGGGGFNGVLITGLALPSAAPFDKPSPLARGFVTYGTDSGHETKPGEPPQVFALNDEAFENFAHRSYKKVRDAAVGLMERAYGKKPEKMYFMGSSEGGREGLTMAQRYPDDFDGIFSRVPVINWVGLLHASMSAGLVTMGEGWIRPAQVKLVADAVRATCDKADGSEDALVQDPVGCKAAFKVEKLRCASGESGDQCLSDAQVNSIQTVQGAYKFPFPLANGLDDYPGWGVSGEDTPPFGPTGGWSAWWLGKAAPAQPPAPENGISWVYGAGATQYVFARDPKLDVTAYKPEDHKARLLEVSNLMDSTNPDLSRFRERKGKLIVLEYMADYAQSPYAGIRYFENVERLMGTATVAQFARLYTAPGVDHVGSGAPANVDMLSVLVDWVEKDQAPGDLEVTEQKVEAPAFPVARSLPLCRWPAWPHFKSGPVTDAASYFCAP from the coding sequence ATGGCGCGTTATCAAACGACCTTTCATGTATCCGTCGCGAACCTGCTGCTGGCATTCGTAACCGCGGGCGGCGCGGGCGCGGCGACGCTGGCCGAGGATGCCGATACCGTGTGCAAGGGTCTCGTCGGCGGCACGGATGCGGTGAAGGTCGATTCGACCGCCTTCCTCGGACCGTCTCAACTCGTCGTGGCCGAACGCGGGCCGACGCCCTCGGGCCGGATCACGCCGGCCAATCCCGCCTTCTGCAAGGTGCTCGGCCATATCGATCCGACCGATCCGAAGGCGCCGCCGATCAGGTTTCAGGTCAACTTGCCGGTCGAGTGGAACGGCCGCTCGCTGCAATATGGCGGTGGCGGCTTCAACGGCGTGCTGATCACGGGCCTGGCACTGCCGTCGGCCGCCCCCTTCGACAAGCCATCGCCGCTCGCGCGCGGCTTCGTCACCTATGGTACCGACTCCGGCCACGAGACCAAGCCGGGCGAGCCGCCGCAAGTCTTCGCGCTCAACGACGAAGCCTTCGAGAATTTCGCGCACCGTTCCTACAAGAAGGTGCGCGATGCCGCCGTCGGCCTGATGGAGCGCGCCTACGGCAAGAAGCCGGAGAAGATGTATTTCATGGGCTCGTCCGAGGGCGGTCGCGAAGGCCTCACCATGGCGCAGCGCTATCCCGATGATTTCGACGGCATCTTCTCGCGCGTGCCCGTCATCAACTGGGTCGGCCTGCTGCATGCCAGCATGAGCGCCGGCCTGGTAACCATGGGCGAGGGCTGGATCCGGCCGGCCCAGGTCAAGCTTGTGGCGGACGCCGTACGAGCCACTTGCGACAAGGCCGACGGCTCGGAGGATGCGCTGGTGCAGGACCCGGTCGGCTGCAAGGCGGCGTTCAAGGTAGAGAAGTTGCGCTGCGCGAGCGGCGAGAGCGGCGATCAATGCCTGAGCGATGCGCAGGTCAATTCGATCCAGACGGTGCAGGGCGCCTACAAATTCCCGTTCCCGCTCGCCAACGGCCTCGACGATTATCCTGGCTGGGGTGTCTCGGGGGAGGACACGCCGCCGTTCGGCCCGACCGGGGGGTGGTCAGCCTGGTGGCTTGGCAAGGCCGCGCCCGCGCAACCTCCGGCGCCCGAGAACGGCATCTCCTGGGTCTACGGGGCCGGCGCCACTCAATATGTGTTCGCGCGCGATCCCAAGCTCGATGTCACGGCCTACAAGCCGGAAGATCACAAGGCGCGGCTGCTCGAGGTTTCGAACCTGATGGACTCGACCAACCCGGACCTCAGCCGCTTTCGCGAGCGGAAGGGCAAGCTGATCGTCCTCGAATACATGGCCGACTACGCGCAGAGCCCCTATGCCGGCATCCGCTATTTCGAGAATGTCGAGCGCCTGATGGGCACGGCGACGGTGGCGCAGTTTGCGCGGCTCTACACCGCGCCCGGCGTCGACCATGTCGGCTCGGGCGCGCCCGCCAATGTCGACATGCTCAGCGTGCTGGTCGACTGGGTCGAGAAGGACCAGGCGCCCGGCGATCTCGAAGTCACCGAGCAGAAGGTCGAGGCGCCGGCATTCCCGGTCGCTCGTTCGCTGCCGCTATGCCGTTGGCCGGCCTGGCCGCACTTCAAATCGGGTCCAGTGACGGACGCGGCAAGCTATTTCTGCGCGCCGTAG
- a CDS encoding ATP-dependent Clp protease adaptor ClpS has translation MSDTQTETLPSQLVLHGDEDTPREFIVDLLRRIFGKSESEAASVMADIERHGAAVCGPYPRSVAGALLESTRRQVAAAGHPLLVTSETPKPCCELCGQPTARSEAKLMDRTIWLCADCVLAAASASQKLPSEEFNYTFGVLNWHFADVPRSQLVTTVRQFPGHMRADVQAAIDRLFASPVRLLGIAADRRYETLSMSALMQNDGFAAAIAPLQYNDVDIGEPTPARCLDNGLWLCASSGLRYAVLLAIHREYSRETGVRIEIMAPAGAAGSALVQQCFSALEDAVQAARTYRGKILSLDADSDYRGRSRGITVHRLPAVGRDEVILPEQTLRLLDRNVLNFVGTRDALRSLGQSTRKGILLYGPPGTGKTHTIRYLATHLPGHTTLIITAEQIGLLGAYMNLARLLQPAMVVIEDVDLIARQRESMSGCEEPLLNRLLNEMDGLKQDADILFVLTTNRPQQLEGALAGRPGRIDQAIEVPLPDEIGRGKLVRLYGKGLPLEDAVVAEAARRSEGTSCAFIKELMRRLAQASLARDGGKTVISTDIDEALDDMLFSGGRLNARLLGGAQAMAAG, from the coding sequence ATGAGCGATACTCAGACCGAGACGCTGCCGTCCCAGCTCGTACTGCATGGCGACGAAGATACTCCGCGGGAATTTATCGTCGACCTGTTGCGCCGCATCTTCGGCAAGTCAGAGAGTGAAGCGGCCTCCGTTATGGCCGATATCGAGAGGCACGGCGCGGCCGTCTGTGGTCCTTATCCGCGGTCCGTCGCAGGCGCCCTGTTGGAATCTACACGGCGGCAGGTCGCGGCCGCCGGTCACCCGCTCCTGGTCACCAGCGAAACACCGAAACCTTGCTGTGAGCTTTGCGGCCAACCTACTGCGCGGTCGGAAGCGAAATTGATGGACCGCACGATCTGGCTCTGCGCAGATTGTGTACTTGCAGCAGCAAGCGCTTCCCAGAAGCTGCCCTCGGAGGAGTTCAACTACACGTTCGGTGTCTTGAATTGGCACTTCGCGGACGTCCCGCGTAGCCAGCTCGTGACCACGGTACGCCAGTTTCCCGGCCACATGCGGGCAGATGTTCAGGCTGCCATCGACAGATTATTTGCGTCACCGGTCCGGTTGCTCGGTATCGCCGCGGACCGTCGCTATGAAACGCTATCGATGTCGGCATTGATGCAGAACGATGGCTTCGCGGCGGCCATCGCGCCGCTTCAGTACAACGACGTTGATATCGGCGAACCTACACCGGCCAGGTGTCTCGACAATGGTCTTTGGCTTTGCGCAAGCTCCGGTCTCCGCTACGCGGTACTTCTGGCCATCCATCGTGAATACAGCCGCGAGACCGGCGTGCGAATCGAAATCATGGCGCCGGCCGGGGCAGCAGGCTCAGCGCTCGTCCAGCAGTGCTTCAGCGCGCTGGAGGACGCCGTCCAGGCTGCGCGTACCTACCGCGGCAAGATTCTCTCTCTCGACGCCGATTCCGACTATCGCGGCCGCTCGCGCGGGATCACGGTGCACCGGCTTCCTGCGGTTGGTCGCGATGAGGTGATCCTGCCCGAGCAGACGTTACGGCTGCTTGATCGAAACGTGCTGAACTTCGTGGGCACGCGGGACGCGCTGCGCAGCCTCGGGCAGTCGACCCGGAAGGGTATCTTGCTGTACGGTCCGCCCGGTACCGGCAAGACCCACACCATCCGCTATCTCGCGACCCACCTGCCCGGTCATACGACGCTGATCATCACAGCGGAGCAAATCGGCCTGCTCGGCGCCTATATGAATCTCGCCCGCCTCTTGCAGCCCGCCATGGTGGTCATCGAAGACGTGGACCTCATCGCGCGGCAGCGAGAGAGCATGAGCGGTTGCGAGGAGCCCTTGCTCAACCGGTTGTTAAACGAGATGGACGGCCTGAAGCAAGACGCTGACATCTTGTTCGTGCTCACCACCAATCGGCCTCAGCAACTCGAAGGAGCGCTTGCTGGCCGCCCCGGCCGTATTGATCAGGCCATCGAGGTACCTCTTCCCGACGAAATCGGCCGTGGCAAGCTGGTCCGGCTCTACGGCAAGGGACTTCCGCTGGAGGATGCCGTCGTCGCAGAAGCTGCCCGACGCAGCGAAGGTACAAGTTGCGCATTCATCAAGGAGCTGATGCGGCGGCTGGCGCAGGCCAGCCTCGCCCGCGATGGTGGCAAGACCGTTATTTCCACCGATATCGACGAAGCGCTCGACGACATGCTGTTCTCCGGCGGCCGGCTCAATGCGCGCTTGCTTGGCGGCGCACAAGCGATGGCGGCGGGATGA
- a CDS encoding DHA2 family efflux MFS transporter permease subunit, with product MSSSSLSISTPAPSAPAATPDRAIVDPNRASATIWTAVFAAMIGAFMAILNIQITNASLLNIEGGIGTGVDNGSWISTSYLIGEIIVIPLTDYLSRVFSFRRIILSFATLFAAFSVACAFTDDLPSMIAMRGLQGFFGGVLIPMAFTLVFTKLPKGQQPIGLAMFSLAVTFAPAIGPTIGGYLTETYGWQTIFFVNVLPTAVMVTTLFFTLERQPMQLGLLREGDWFGIATMAIGLASLQAVLEEGNKNDWFGSPFIVRLAIVAAISLSLFVYNELVVEKPLLRLRLLTQWNFGVGTVASVFLGFALFGSVYLLPAYLGQVQGYNAEQIGNVLAWTGLPQLLLIPLVPKLMQRFDARYIAAVGLLLFAASSLMNIQMSLDYSGDQFLVPNIVRAVGQALTLAPLSALSLGSVAPQDAAAASGISNMMRNLGGAIGTAVLATIVTKREQFHSNIIGHSVTLGREEVRSRIAQLTSYFTAHGVPDPNAAREQAIIALGKTVKRQALVMGFSDTFAVIGVMLVLAAIAVLLMRKTKGAAGGPAH from the coding sequence ATGTCAAGCAGCAGCCTCTCAATCTCGACGCCCGCGCCATCAGCACCGGCCGCGACGCCTGATCGCGCGATAGTTGATCCCAACCGCGCCAGTGCCACGATCTGGACCGCCGTGTTCGCGGCGATGATCGGCGCCTTCATGGCGATCCTGAACATCCAGATCACCAATGCCTCGCTGCTCAACATCGAGGGCGGCATCGGCACCGGCGTCGACAACGGCTCCTGGATCTCGACCTCCTATCTGATCGGCGAGATCATCGTCATTCCGCTGACCGACTATCTGTCGCGGGTCTTTTCGTTCCGCCGGATCATCCTGAGCTTCGCAACGCTGTTTGCGGCCTTCTCCGTAGCCTGCGCCTTCACCGACGATCTGCCGTCGATGATCGCGATGCGCGGCCTCCAGGGCTTTTTCGGCGGCGTCCTGATTCCGATGGCCTTCACGCTCGTCTTTACAAAATTGCCGAAGGGCCAGCAGCCGATCGGGCTCGCGATGTTCTCGCTGGCCGTCACCTTCGCCCCCGCGATCGGCCCGACCATCGGCGGCTATCTCACCGAGACCTATGGCTGGCAGACCATCTTCTTCGTTAACGTGCTGCCCACCGCGGTCATGGTGACCACGCTGTTCTTCACGCTGGAGCGCCAGCCCATGCAGCTTGGGCTGCTCCGTGAAGGCGACTGGTTCGGCATTGCGACCATGGCGATCGGCCTTGCCTCGCTGCAGGCCGTGCTGGAGGAGGGCAATAAGAACGACTGGTTCGGCTCGCCCTTCATCGTGCGGCTTGCGATCGTCGCGGCGATCAGCCTCTCACTCTTCGTCTACAACGAGCTCGTGGTGGAGAAGCCGCTGCTGCGCCTGCGCCTCCTAACCCAGTGGAACTTTGGCGTCGGTACAGTCGCCTCTGTCTTCCTCGGCTTCGCCCTGTTCGGCTCGGTCTACCTGCTGCCCGCCTATCTCGGCCAGGTGCAGGGCTACAACGCCGAGCAGATCGGCAACGTGCTGGCCTGGACCGGCTTGCCGCAGTTGCTCCTGATTCCCCTTGTGCCGAAGCTGATGCAGCGCTTCGATGCCCGCTACATCGCAGCGGTCGGCCTTTTGTTGTTCGCCGCAAGCTCGCTGATGAACATCCAGATGTCGCTCGATTATTCCGGCGACCAGTTCCTCGTTCCCAATATCGTGCGCGCGGTAGGCCAGGCGCTGACGTTGGCGCCGCTCTCGGCGCTCAGCCTCGGCAGCGTCGCGCCGCAGGATGCGGCCGCCGCCTCCGGTATCTCCAACATGATGCGCAACCTCGGCGGCGCCATCGGCACCGCCGTGCTCGCCACCATCGTCACCAAGCGCGAGCAGTTCCACTCCAACATCATCGGCCATTCCGTCACGCTCGGCCGCGAGGAGGTGCGCAGCCGCATCGCGCAGCTGACCAGCTATTTTACGGCGCACGGCGTGCCCGACCCCAACGCGGCGCGCGAGCAGGCGATCATCGCGCTCGGCAAGACGGTCAAGCGCCAGGCGCTGGTGATGGGATTTTCCGACACGTTTGCGGTGATCGGCGTGATGCTGGTGCTCGCGGCAATCGCCGTACTGCTGATGCGGAAGACGAAGGGCGCAGCGGGCGGGCCGGCGCACTGA